The proteins below are encoded in one region of Parvicella tangerina:
- a CDS encoding Gfo/Idh/MocA family protein, protein MLKIGVVGAGHLGKIHIKILKASGFAELIGFYDVSAEVRKQVEEEYGVRAYDDLNKLIDEVDAIDIVTPTVSHFEIAQQAMRSFKHVFVEKPLTQTIEESKKLIRLSREADVQVQVGHVERFNPAFVAVKDELKDPMFIETHRLALFNPRGTDVSVVLDLMIHDIDVILSVVNSNVKSVSASGVAVVSDTPDIANARIEFDNGCVANITASRMSMKNMRKARFFQKDAYVAVDFLNKEKEVIKMKDVRADQIDPFALTIDLGDKGHKQIDVIKEEVEQVNAIEEELKAFTQSIETGVEPPVSISDGDRALRVALEIMKKIS, encoded by the coding sequence ATGTTAAAAATCGGAGTTGTTGGAGCGGGACATTTAGGAAAGATTCATATCAAAATCTTAAAAGCTTCTGGCTTTGCAGAACTAATAGGCTTCTACGATGTTTCGGCAGAGGTACGAAAACAAGTGGAAGAAGAGTATGGTGTAAGAGCCTACGATGATCTTAATAAGTTGATCGATGAAGTAGATGCTATTGACATTGTTACGCCCACCGTATCTCATTTTGAGATTGCACAACAAGCCATGAGGTCCTTTAAGCACGTATTCGTTGAAAAACCATTAACCCAAACAATAGAGGAATCTAAAAAGTTGATCCGACTGTCTCGGGAAGCAGATGTACAGGTTCAGGTTGGGCATGTAGAGCGATTTAATCCTGCTTTTGTGGCCGTTAAAGATGAACTGAAAGATCCCATGTTTATAGAGACTCATCGTTTAGCCCTGTTCAATCCTCGTGGCACAGATGTTTCCGTTGTACTTGATCTGATGATTCACGATATAGATGTAATTCTCAGCGTGGTGAATAGTAATGTGAAAAGTGTGTCCGCCAGCGGAGTAGCGGTTGTGAGTGATACTCCTGATATAGCGAATGCACGCATCGAATTTGATAACGGTTGTGTGGCGAATATCACCGCGAGTAGAATGAGTATGAAAAATATGCGTAAAGCAAGATTTTTCCAGAAAGATGCCTATGTAGCCGTGGATTTTCTGAACAAAGAAAAGGAAGTGATCAAAATGAAAGATGTTAGAGCTGATCAGATTGATCCATTTGCATTGACAATAGATTTGGGGGATAAAGGTCATAAGCAGATCGATGTGATCAAAGAAGAAGTGGAGCAGGTCAATGCTATTGAAGAAGAGCTAAAAGCTTTTACACAGTCAATCGAAACAGGAGTTGAACCACCCGTCAGCATCTCCGATGGTGACAGAGCGCTTAGAGTGGCGCTTGAAATCATGAAGAAGATCAGTTAG
- a CDS encoding class I SAM-dependent methyltransferase yields MAKQAKFIREFFKERRQVGAISPSSKFLMRKMVKPIDFSKAKVIVELGPGNGIFTKGILERMSSDARLYSFELNETFYQHIKSELSDHRLTLLNETAEKIGEVLQADNIEKADYIVSSLPLTVIPTEVKTRILDNAKAHLAEDGAFIQFQYTLNAKKLLEERFDDVKIDFTAANIPPAFVYRCSN; encoded by the coding sequence TTGGCAAAACAAGCAAAGTTCATTCGGGAGTTTTTTAAAGAGAGAAGACAGGTTGGGGCGATATCTCCAAGCTCAAAATTCTTAATGAGAAAAATGGTAAAACCCATCGACTTTAGTAAAGCAAAGGTAATTGTAGAGTTAGGACCTGGAAATGGAATTTTCACAAAAGGTATTCTTGAACGAATGAGTAGTGATGCACGTTTGTACAGCTTTGAATTAAATGAAACCTTTTATCAACACATAAAGTCTGAGTTAAGCGACCATCGTTTAACTCTACTGAATGAAACTGCGGAAAAAATTGGTGAAGTATTGCAAGCTGACAATATTGAAAAAGCTGACTATATTGTTTCTTCACTTCCTTTAACGGTGATTCCCACAGAAGTAAAGACAAGAATTCTTGACAATGCTAAAGCACATTTAGCTGAGGATGGGGCTTTTATTCAGTTTCAGTATACACTGAACGCGAAAAAACTTCTAGAAGAGCGATTTGATGATGTAAAGATTGATTTTACAGCAGCGAACATACCTCCTGCCTTTGTCTACCGTTGTTCTAACTGA
- a CDS encoding tetratricopeptide repeat protein, which translates to MKLSILILLTVFCVVGTFGQDKKLAADLFEVGNFEEALEEYLLLVEEDPGSLEYNYNLAVCYLNTNIDKSLAIEPLERVTKNPKIIADAYYLLGRAYHYGYQFDKAIDAFNEFIATGKGSDLNRENVDKQIEYCENARELMKFPKSVDFENLGPQINSRYADYFPFVPRDEKFVIFNSNREDRKREPMMNGAYLPTIYISYVEDGKFSEAVEVPGIKGSEEIKQEIVGLNGDGTQAVLYFEDFNFEGDLYESGVEGKGIKKPKVLPDVINSKKYTEIAGCFTDDNQKFYFASNRPEGYGGVDIYMCQRLPNGKWSMAQNLGPTINTSEDEDFPNISPDGKYLFFSSKGHASMGGYDIFRAEWDEVKRKFTKVQNMGYPINTPEDNMNFRMSETGKYGYISAVRAEGYGDKDIYRVNFKDIEPRYTVIKGTVTNSLDKKFEDIFIQVVDAETDEIFGDYLPNDKTNRYVIILPPGNYYLYVAAYGYQEIFEEVEILDKSSFKSFIDWDFVMEPVEEE; encoded by the coding sequence ATGAAGCTATCTATCCTCATCTTATTGACCGTGTTTTGTGTTGTTGGAACCTTCGGACAAGATAAAAAACTGGCTGCAGACCTTTTTGAAGTGGGTAACTTTGAAGAGGCTTTGGAAGAGTACCTTCTATTGGTCGAAGAAGATCCAGGAAGTCTCGAGTACAATTATAATCTGGCGGTTTGTTACCTCAACACCAATATCGACAAGTCGCTGGCTATTGAACCTTTAGAAAGGGTAACTAAGAACCCGAAGATCATCGCAGACGCTTATTACCTGCTTGGTCGTGCTTATCATTACGGTTATCAGTTTGATAAGGCTATCGATGCTTTCAATGAGTTTATTGCAACTGGAAAAGGAAGCGACCTTAATCGTGAGAACGTTGATAAGCAAATCGAGTATTGTGAAAACGCCAGAGAGCTCATGAAATTTCCTAAAAGTGTTGACTTCGAGAATCTAGGTCCGCAGATTAACTCTAGATACGCAGATTACTTTCCATTTGTGCCAAGAGATGAAAAGTTCGTGATCTTTAACTCTAACAGAGAGGATAGAAAACGTGAGCCAATGATGAATGGTGCCTACTTGCCAACTATATATATATCTTACGTGGAGGATGGTAAGTTCTCTGAAGCGGTTGAGGTTCCTGGTATTAAAGGTAGTGAGGAGATTAAACAGGAGATTGTTGGATTAAATGGAGATGGTACGCAAGCAGTGCTCTATTTCGAAGACTTTAACTTTGAAGGAGATCTTTATGAAAGTGGAGTGGAAGGTAAAGGAATTAAAAAACCGAAAGTTCTTCCGGATGTGATCAATTCGAAGAAATATACGGAGATTGCTGGCTGTTTTACGGATGACAATCAGAAATTTTATTTTGCCAGTAACCGTCCTGAAGGGTATGGTGGTGTTGATATCTACATGTGTCAAAGATTACCCAATGGAAAATGGAGTATGGCACAGAATCTAGGTCCAACCATTAATACATCTGAAGATGAAGACTTCCCAAATATATCGCCAGATGGCAAATACTTGTTCTTTTCTTCCAAAGGACATGCAAGTATGGGAGGATATGACATTTTTAGAGCTGAATGGGATGAGGTGAAAAGAAAGTTTACCAAAGTGCAAAACATGGGATATCCCATAAATACACCTGAAGATAACATGAACTTTAGAATGTCTGAGACTGGGAAGTACGGATATATTTCCGCTGTAAGAGCTGAGGGGTATGGAGATAAAGACATTTACAGAGTGAACTTCAAGGATATTGAACCTAGGTATACTGTCATTAAAGGTACGGTCACAAATTCCCTAGACAAAAAGTTTGAAGATATCTTTATTCAGGTAGTTGATGCTGAAACGGATGAGATCTTTGGGGATTATTTGCCAAATGATAAAACTAACAGGTATGTGATCATTCTTCCCCCAGGTAACTACTATCTGTATGTAGCTGCCTATGGCTATCAGGAGATTTTTGAAGAGGTGGAGATTTTAGATAAATCATCTTTTAAATCATTTATCGATTGGGATTTTGTGATGGAACCTGTTGAAGAGGAGTAA
- a CDS encoding rhomboid family intramembrane serine protease, with protein MSITLIIVILTVIVSIMAINDNDLKYKLTFSPYSVKHHNRWWLVFSHGLVHADYAHLAMNMFTMYFLGESVEFLMKMHFGSKGAIYFILLYLGGLVFATIPAFRKHADDPGYLSLGASGAVSSVVFAFILFLPLEMLLIYGIVPIPGIVLGVLYLVYESYANKHQRTNIAHDAHLAGAVFGVLFLIAIDYRIAINFVNQLLSIF; from the coding sequence ATGAGTATAACCTTAATCATTGTCATACTAACCGTTATTGTGTCGATCATGGCGATCAATGACAATGATTTGAAGTATAAGCTCACGTTCTCTCCGTATAGTGTAAAACACCACAATAGATGGTGGCTGGTCTTTTCACATGGGTTGGTACATGCGGATTACGCACATCTTGCGATGAATATGTTTACGATGTATTTTTTAGGTGAATCGGTTGAGTTTTTAATGAAAATGCATTTTGGTTCTAAGGGAGCCATCTATTTTATATTGTTGTATTTGGGAGGGTTAGTTTTTGCTACGATACCTGCATTCCGTAAGCATGCAGATGACCCCGGTTACCTATCTCTAGGAGCTTCAGGAGCAGTCAGTTCTGTTGTCTTTGCCTTCATTTTGTTTCTGCCACTGGAGATGCTCCTTATTTATGGAATTGTGCCAATCCCAGGTATTGTTCTAGGTGTGTTGTATCTAGTTTACGAGTCTTACGCTAACAAGCATCAACGAACCAATATTGCTCATGATGCTCATTTAGCTGGAGCTGTCTTCGGAGTACTTTTTCTAATAGCTATTGACTATCGCATTGCTATTAATTTTGTGAATCAACTACTTTCAATCTTCTAG
- a CDS encoding group III truncated hemoglobin, with the protein MKDIEGIADIKTFVDDFYSLVRKDELLGPIFESKLGGHWDSHLDKMYNFWNTILLSNGSYKGSPYQKHEALPVAKKHFGRWLELFEKVVRSRFIGKQTDEAIQRAKVIGWTFWSKIDQYQSGHDKKSS; encoded by the coding sequence ATGAAAGACATCGAAGGAATAGCAGATATCAAAACCTTTGTAGATGATTTCTACTCATTGGTTCGTAAGGATGAGCTTCTTGGACCCATTTTTGAGTCCAAACTTGGAGGTCATTGGGATTCGCATTTAGATAAAATGTACAACTTCTGGAACACAATATTACTTAGCAACGGGAGTTATAAGGGTAGTCCCTACCAAAAGCACGAAGCTCTTCCAGTTGCTAAGAAGCACTTTGGTCGTTGGTTAGAGTTGTTCGAAAAAGTTGTGAGGTCAAGGTTTATAGGAAAACAGACGGATGAGGCGATACAAAGAGCTAAGGTAATTGGTTGGACCTTCTGGAGTAAGATCGATCAATACCAGTCTGGCCATGATAAGAAAAGTTCTTAA
- a CDS encoding TIGR02117 family protein, whose amino-acid sequence MIRKVLKSIVLSFEVVLALGVIYVNYFLWAMLIPVNTEYVYDENEVQFFVISNGIHTDICLPVKSEVIDWSSFILVQDFDGVYEMPAYIGIGWGDKGFYLDTPRWADLKMSTALNAIFLPSETAMHVTYYSQEPEESSNVVRCSMSREEYMRLIEYVQASFNGRGNNVQAQLIPGKGYSLKDNFYQATGSYWGLRTCNSWTNEALKVAGVKTSLHALFEPAVMRWIH is encoded by the coding sequence ATGATAAGAAAAGTTCTTAAATCAATTGTTCTTTCATTTGAAGTCGTTTTAGCACTAGGCGTTATTTATGTCAATTACTTCCTCTGGGCCATGCTCATTCCTGTAAATACGGAATACGTTTATGATGAAAATGAGGTTCAGTTTTTTGTGATTTCAAATGGTATTCACACCGATATCTGTTTGCCTGTCAAAAGTGAGGTTATAGATTGGTCATCGTTCATCTTGGTACAAGATTTTGATGGGGTTTATGAAATGCCAGCCTACATTGGAATAGGGTGGGGAGACAAGGGGTTTTATCTCGATACACCAAGATGGGCAGATTTGAAAATGTCTACGGCTTTAAATGCAATCTTCCTTCCATCAGAAACCGCTATGCATGTCACTTACTATTCGCAGGAGCCAGAAGAGTCTAGTAATGTTGTAAGATGCAGTATGAGTAGAGAAGAATATATGAGGTTGATTGAATATGTGCAGGCTTCATTTAACGGTCGAGGGAATAATGTGCAGGCGCAGTTGATTCCAGGAAAAGGCTATTCGTTAAAGGATAATTTTTACCAAGCAACGGGCAGTTATTGGGGGTTGAGAACGTGTAACTCATGGACCAATGAGGCACTCAAGGTTGCTGGTGTGAAAACATCTCTTCATGCACTTTTTGAACCAGCAGTGATGAGGTGGATTCATTAA
- a CDS encoding C40 family peptidase codes for MKNVRFILVAGLLLVVATVSAQDKKLDKLEMLYDQGNYKIVLRKSGRLMTKTAYQDHPSPVVFHALAEYQLSRFNDKFSSATAVYDYEQFMKMDSAGYYRAAYGNYIYDMKMGISEEIQQLNKEGFTDKAQIKYDTYIRLFGNVADFEELTTVEPEVEEPVTPIATASSSSIRSGVIKEAEKHMGTPYKYGGVSPKGFDCSGFTQYVFSKNGMGIPRTASSQATAYEKVKLKDASRGDLVFFGRNKNEISHVGIVYSNGEDGLKMIHASSSRGIMISNIDKDPYWNPKLQYAVKVIK; via the coding sequence ATGAAAAATGTCAGGTTCATACTGGTTGCTGGGTTACTTTTAGTAGTTGCTACGGTATCTGCTCAGGATAAAAAGCTCGATAAACTGGAGATGCTTTACGATCAAGGGAACTACAAGATCGTCTTGAGAAAATCGGGTCGGCTAATGACGAAAACAGCGTATCAGGATCATCCTTCACCAGTAGTTTTTCATGCGTTGGCTGAGTATCAATTGAGTCGGTTCAACGATAAATTCTCATCGGCTACAGCAGTTTACGATTATGAACAATTCATGAAAATGGACTCCGCAGGTTATTACCGTGCGGCATACGGCAATTATATCTACGACATGAAAATGGGAATCTCAGAGGAGATCCAGCAATTGAATAAAGAAGGATTTACTGACAAGGCACAGATTAAATACGATACTTACATCCGCCTTTTTGGTAATGTTGCAGATTTTGAAGAACTAACCACGGTTGAGCCAGAAGTAGAGGAGCCAGTAACGCCTATTGCAACTGCCTCGTCAAGTTCCATTCGTTCAGGAGTGATAAAAGAGGCCGAGAAACACATGGGAACTCCTTACAAATACGGAGGGGTGTCTCCAAAAGGGTTCGACTGCTCTGGATTTACGCAGTATGTTTTTAGTAAGAATGGTATGGGGATTCCCAGAACGGCAAGCTCTCAAGCTACTGCTTATGAAAAAGTTAAACTCAAGGATGCGTCACGAGGTGATCTCGTTTTCTTTGGAAGAAACAAGAATGAAATCAGCCATGTAGGAATTGTCTACAGTAATGGCGAAGATGGTTTAAAAATGATTCATGCGTCTTCAAGTAGAGGTATTATGATTTCAAACATCGATAAAGACCCCTATTGGAACCCTAAATTACAGTATGCAGTTAAAGTAATAAAATGA
- a CDS encoding N-acetylmuramoyl-L-alanine amidase: MMKSWGIAIFLMLCFVGVAQTDEKKMIVIVDAGHGGNDPGNLHQTVGLLDEKDLNLAMALKLGGYIDKFLGHKIEVIYTRTTDEFVSLEDRVQKANDLNAAYFISVHCNASDNKEIHGAETHIHLKESVTSSKLAHMIQDQFKNRAARASRGVKLKNDRLYNLYVLKETKMPAVLVETGFMTNAQEETYLNSDYGQDLLMSAVFRAFRDFVKQKHSIEMQTPNEEVADENEPVWKVQIMASTGPVALDNPDFLSVNAPVEELVIKNPNSAYNYKYYVGAYADKKEAKNKLKEIKDGVFKDAFLVKFE, from the coding sequence ATGATGAAATCTTGGGGTATTGCTATATTCTTAATGCTTTGTTTTGTGGGAGTTGCACAGACCGATGAAAAGAAGATGATTGTCATTGTAGATGCTGGGCATGGAGGTAATGACCCAGGTAATTTGCATCAAACTGTGGGGTTGTTAGACGAGAAAGATCTGAATCTGGCAATGGCTTTGAAGTTGGGGGGGTATATTGATAAGTTCTTAGGCCATAAAATAGAAGTGATTTACACGAGAACAACTGATGAGTTCGTCTCTTTGGAAGACCGCGTGCAGAAAGCGAATGACTTGAATGCTGCTTATTTCATTTCTGTTCATTGCAACGCTTCTGATAATAAGGAAATTCATGGTGCAGAAACGCATATCCACCTTAAAGAAAGTGTAACAAGTAGTAAACTGGCTCACATGATCCAGGATCAATTTAAGAATCGTGCGGCTAGGGCGAGTAGAGGAGTAAAGTTAAAAAATGATAGGCTGTACAATCTTTATGTGTTAAAAGAGACCAAAATGCCTGCTGTCTTGGTAGAAACGGGTTTTATGACAAATGCTCAAGAAGAAACTTACCTTAATTCGGATTACGGTCAGGATTTACTCATGTCTGCCGTATTTAGAGCATTTAGAGATTTTGTGAAGCAAAAACACAGTATTGAAATGCAAACACCAAATGAAGAGGTGGCTGATGAAAATGAACCAGTCTGGAAGGTTCAGATCATGGCATCTACTGGTCCTGTTGCTCTCGATAATCCAGATTTTCTTAGTGTAAATGCTCCTGTGGAAGAATTAGTTATTAAAAACCCTAATTCTGCCTACAACTATAAATATTACGTGGGCGCTTATGCCGATAAGAAAGAGGCAAAAAATAAACTGAAGGAAATCAAAGATGGTGTTTTTAAAGATGCCTTTTTAGTCAAGTTTGAATAA
- a CDS encoding alpha/beta hydrolase, whose amino-acid sequence MLNLLNKALLIALLPLALSCSYLPEPLEQEEQLHIEETGDYIALRGNEVDPSLAGIIFYPGGLVDPHSYINSLDELAINHKRLVVIVKSEANLSILNTQKGSVVQSSFPEVGKWVIGGHSLGGSVTCMDVAKNPEKYKGIFMLASYSVDNLSDLDLPVISITGTNDKVLDWTKFNGNQSNLPPAITVIDTTDIRNNSTSASTVYYSIEGANHAQFGSYGPQDGDGTPTISPKTQQSLVIDALETFLITNHL is encoded by the coding sequence ATGCTTAACTTGCTGAACAAGGCTCTTCTTATCGCTTTACTTCCTCTTGCTTTATCTTGCAGCTACTTACCAGAACCCTTAGAACAGGAAGAGCAGCTTCACATCGAAGAAACTGGAGATTATATTGCTTTACGAGGAAATGAAGTGGATCCCTCCTTAGCTGGGATTATTTTCTATCCGGGAGGCTTAGTTGATCCTCATTCTTATATTAACTCGCTTGATGAATTGGCGATCAATCATAAACGTTTAGTAGTCATTGTAAAGTCTGAAGCAAATTTGAGCATCTTGAACACGCAAAAAGGGAGTGTTGTTCAATCTAGTTTTCCCGAGGTCGGCAAATGGGTTATTGGAGGACACTCTCTGGGTGGAAGTGTGACGTGTATGGATGTCGCAAAAAATCCAGAAAAATATAAGGGTATTTTTATGTTAGCGTCCTACTCTGTGGACAATCTTTCTGATCTTGACTTGCCTGTCATCAGTATTACAGGAACGAATGATAAAGTTTTAGATTGGACAAAGTTTAACGGAAATCAATCGAATTTACCTCCAGCCATCACAGTTATAGATACTACTGACATAAGGAACAATAGCACTTCCGCTAGCACAGTGTATTATTCTATCGAAGGCGCTAACCATGCACAGTTCGGGTCATACGGTCCACAAGACGGTGATGGTACTCCAACCATCTCGCCCAAAACTCAGCAATCACTAGTTATTGATGCACTGGAAACATTTCTAATAACCAACCATCTTTAA
- a CDS encoding phosphoribosylpyrophosphate synthetase: MYKKDFDTLSEAINELNQAGYKEDFKALDNKLVGCNTKKSYKPSELRIVGTYRFEGMTNPQDGSVVFAIEANDNTKGTIVMSYGAKHNQNVKLIKEIPEATD, from the coding sequence ATGTATAAGAAAGATTTTGACACCCTATCAGAAGCGATAAATGAACTTAATCAAGCAGGTTATAAGGAAGACTTTAAAGCACTGGATAATAAACTCGTGGGTTGCAATACCAAAAAATCCTACAAACCCAGTGAACTTAGAATTGTGGGAACCTACCGGTTTGAGGGCATGACTAATCCACAGGATGGTTCAGTGGTGTTTGCTATAGAAGCCAATGATAATACAAAAGGAACCATTGTAATGTCTTATGGTGCAAAGCATAATCAGAACGTGAAGTTGATTAAAGAAATCCCAGAAGCTACTGATTAA
- a CDS encoding ZIP family metal transporter codes for MMLGFTGGVMVAASAFGLLGPAIDMSEGENFVKVMPSVIGFMLGALFLFGLDKIMPHLHINFKNPEGPKTTWHRTTLLVMAITLHNIPEGLAVGIVFGAAMEDLTMINSAMIIALGIGIQNFPEGFAVAMPLRREGVSRRKSFWYGQLSAIVEPIAGVLGAWAVTSFEPLLPYGLAFAAGAMIYVVVEEVIPETQRDKHSDVAVLGFMAGFVLMMALDVGLG; via the coding sequence ATGATGTTAGGCTTTACGGGGGGAGTAATGGTAGCAGCCAGTGCTTTCGGACTTTTAGGTCCGGCTATAGACATGTCTGAAGGCGAAAATTTTGTTAAGGTCATGCCTTCAGTTATTGGTTTTATGTTGGGAGCCCTATTCTTGTTTGGTTTAGACAAAATTATGCCGCACTTACATATCAACTTTAAGAATCCGGAAGGACCTAAAACCACCTGGCATCGCACAACCCTACTGGTTATGGCGATCACACTACACAACATCCCTGAAGGGCTTGCGGTAGGCATCGTTTTCGGGGCTGCAATGGAAGATTTAACCATGATCAATAGTGCCATGATTATCGCATTGGGAATTGGTATTCAAAATTTTCCGGAAGGCTTTGCAGTTGCCATGCCGCTAAGGAGGGAAGGTGTTTCCCGAAGAAAAAGTTTTTGGTATGGTCAGCTATCTGCCATTGTAGAGCCAATTGCGGGTGTGCTTGGTGCGTGGGCAGTAACCTCTTTTGAACCATTACTTCCTTACGGATTGGCGTTTGCAGCAGGTGCTATGATCTATGTGGTTGTTGAGGAGGTTATTCCTGAAACGCAACGGGACAAACATTCTGATGTAGCTGTGCTAGGTTTTATGGCTGGATTTGTTCTGATGATGGCGTTAGATGTAGGACTTGGATAA
- a CDS encoding FtsB family cell division protein: protein METFKKYLPYLKNKYILSTLALLLILTFFEDTNLYRLYQYKKQLSEVIQSNAQKEEEIVEIKQKTTELTTNPEALETFARETYKMKKEDEVVFLFVSDSLKSEE from the coding sequence GTGGAAACATTTAAGAAATACCTTCCGTACCTCAAAAACAAGTATATACTATCAACACTCGCTTTGTTGCTAATCCTCACCTTCTTTGAAGACACCAATCTTTACCGTCTGTATCAGTACAAAAAACAATTAAGCGAAGTGATTCAAAGCAACGCTCAAAAGGAAGAAGAGATCGTTGAGATCAAGCAAAAAACCACGGAACTAACGACTAATCCTGAGGCGTTGGAAACTTTTGCCAGGGAAACCTACAAAATGAAAAAAGAAGATGAAGTGGTTTTCTTGTTCGTTTCGGATAGCTTAAAATCAGAAGAGTAA
- a CDS encoding methyltransferase family protein, with amino-acid sequence MSKTEQKYSLLRAILLEFMLIILGLFVYSLFPFFQFYFSGPTDYGIRPASFWVENGLYYLAIVYAMIVPILFYSYRKEGRSPKSTLVFDRLVTGEFDKVFWFCIRTFLLKFLFIPLMFLGALYFGDLSIAHLFALGSKQTVDWNLVEWINNYIFGVFMYVAMTLVLVVYAFGYCVESDLLNNRIKSVDNTFFGWIVTIICYAPIYPLVFYIIPMGAQDFAFFKNHEITAVVRIILMLIVAFKTWSIIVLGTKSSNLTNRGIVEHGPYRWIRHPHYLSKMMVWWIGVLPSLVNNYWLIGGMIFWTTIYILRGLTEEQHLKKDPVYQLYMKKVRWRFFPGIF; translated from the coding sequence TTGAGCAAAACGGAACAAAAATATTCATTGCTAAGAGCAATATTGCTTGAGTTCATGCTCATTATTCTTGGACTTTTCGTTTATTCGTTATTCCCTTTTTTTCAGTTTTATTTTTCGGGACCTACTGATTATGGGATCCGACCTGCCAGTTTTTGGGTAGAAAACGGATTATATTACCTGGCTATTGTCTATGCGATGATTGTGCCCATTCTATTTTATAGTTATCGCAAAGAAGGAAGGTCGCCAAAATCTACCTTAGTGTTCGATAGACTTGTTACGGGTGAGTTTGACAAGGTATTCTGGTTTTGCATACGCACGTTTCTATTAAAGTTTTTATTCATCCCGCTCATGTTCTTAGGAGCTCTTTATTTTGGCGATCTCTCAATAGCGCACCTCTTTGCTCTTGGAAGCAAACAAACCGTTGATTGGAACCTGGTGGAGTGGATCAATAACTATATTTTCGGTGTGTTCATGTACGTGGCGATGACACTAGTGCTGGTGGTCTATGCTTTCGGTTATTGCGTGGAAAGTGACTTGCTGAACAACCGTATCAAATCTGTTGATAATACCTTTTTTGGTTGGATCGTTACGATCATTTGCTATGCCCCTATCTATCCGCTCGTTTTTTACATCATCCCGATGGGAGCACAAGATTTTGCCTTTTTTAAAAACCATGAAATTACAGCTGTGGTGCGCATAATTCTTATGTTGATTGTAGCTTTTAAAACCTGGTCGATTATTGTTTTGGGAACGAAATCATCGAACTTAACCAATCGAGGAATTGTTGAACACGGACCTTATCGCTGGATTAGACACCCTCATTACTTGTCCAAAATGATGGTTTGGTGGATCGGAGTTCTCCCCTCATTGGTTAACAACTATTGGTTGATTGGAGGAATGATCTTTTGGACAACCATTTACATTCTCCGAGGACTTACAGAAGAACAACATCTTAAGAAAGATCCAGTTTACCAACTCTACATGAAAAAGGTGAGGTGGCGGTTCTTTCCGGGTATATTCTAA